One region of Natronorubrum aibiense genomic DNA includes:
- a CDS encoding DUF7344 domain-containing protein, with amino-acid sequence MSENPIAFDTVLDVCGDEHRRIILAVLAEEQRSLTVNDLRSTILNYNHHTPVTEASEEVLTEIQSSLSHTHIPKLESAGVIEYDSERQLVEPTEQFDQLQPHLSAILGTDPNLDEPIEL; translated from the coding sequence ATGAGCGAAAATCCCATCGCATTCGACACGGTGCTCGACGTGTGTGGAGATGAGCATCGTCGCATCATCCTCGCGGTACTCGCAGAAGAACAGCGTTCGTTGACGGTGAATGACCTCAGGAGTACGATTCTCAACTATAATCATCATACACCAGTTACCGAAGCTTCTGAAGAGGTGCTAACGGAGATTCAGTCCTCGCTATCCCACACGCACATTCCAAAGTTAGAATCGGCAGGGGTCATCGAATACGATTCGGAACGTCAACTCGTGGAACCAACGGAACAGTTCGACCAGCTACAGCCCCATCTATCTGCAATCCTCGGTACCGATCCGAATCTCGACGAACCAATTGAGTTGTGA
- a CDS encoding helix-turn-helix domain-containing protein has translation MATEASFAVPSDEFPLGTLFEQLPDVSIELERIIPAQEVVIPYFWVRGTTVDDVEDAFSEHPGVKRIQFIDSVEDEHLLRVEWAVDYDDVLTTLTETQVALIEAVGTDKQWTFDIRGDTRSDIADFQSRCRELDIQLTLTELHALTPVETGTEAALTDTQQEALVLAYERGYFESPRETTMEEIGDELGISQQAVASRLRRGIKHILGETLSDISAPSQQRT, from the coding sequence ATGGCTACAGAGGCTTCCTTTGCGGTTCCATCGGATGAGTTCCCGCTGGGGACGTTGTTCGAACAACTGCCAGATGTGTCGATCGAACTGGAGCGGATCATCCCCGCTCAAGAGGTGGTGATCCCCTACTTCTGGGTTCGGGGAACCACAGTTGACGATGTCGAAGATGCGTTCTCGGAGCATCCCGGCGTGAAGCGAATCCAGTTCATCGACTCCGTCGAAGACGAGCATCTGTTACGCGTCGAATGGGCGGTGGATTACGACGACGTGTTAACCACGCTGACGGAGACGCAGGTCGCGCTCATCGAAGCCGTCGGGACGGACAAGCAGTGGACGTTCGATATTCGTGGTGACACCCGTAGCGATATTGCTGATTTTCAATCCCGTTGTCGAGAGTTGGATATCCAGCTCACGCTCACGGAGCTGCACGCGCTCACGCCGGTCGAGACGGGTACCGAGGCGGCGCTGACCGACACCCAGCAAGAGGCGCTGGTGCTGGCCTACGAGCGCGGCTACTTCGAATCCCCGCGCGAGACAACGATGGAAGAAATCGGCGACGAACTCGGCATCTCACAGCAGGCCGTCGCATCCAGACTCCGGCGCGGAATTAAGCACATCCTCGGGGAGACATTATCCGACATATCGGCTCCCTCTCAACAGAGGACTTAA
- a CDS encoding DUF1616 domain-containing protein has translation MVDSRSLVAMLPRPVRTLPADLAAVLVVLILTNVAVLAPVIRETPLRVPLGLAFVLFVPGYAFIAALFPEAGVSPTAEEDLESSGDDDSGGLIQSRVLDRDRSGIDGIERVALSFGLSIAITPLLGLVLNFTPWGIRLVPIMVTVSAFTAVATAVAAVRRWELPEDERFHVPYREWYAAGRSELLEPDTRGDAVLNVILVLSVMLAIGTVSYAVVVPPEGEQFSAVYVLGEDDDGELVADNYPTNFTQGESQEIVLGVDNHEHRTVDYTVVLVEQRVSTETNETVNDDGETVVENETVVEEQRELDRFETQLAHNESWHHPHDIEPTMTGEDIRLVWLLYPDGEVPEEPSMESTEYSVHLWVDVSAE, from the coding sequence ATGGTTGATTCGCGTTCGCTGGTGGCCATGCTTCCGCGACCAGTGCGGACGCTTCCGGCCGACCTCGCTGCCGTTCTCGTGGTCTTGATTCTGACGAACGTCGCCGTGCTCGCACCAGTTATTCGAGAGACTCCGCTTCGGGTGCCGCTCGGGCTCGCGTTCGTTCTTTTCGTGCCCGGCTACGCGTTTATTGCAGCACTCTTTCCCGAAGCCGGTGTGTCTCCAACCGCCGAGGAGGACCTCGAGTCCAGTGGAGATGACGACAGCGGCGGGCTGATACAGTCAAGGGTGCTTGACCGTGATCGTTCGGGGATCGACGGGATCGAACGGGTTGCGCTGTCGTTTGGGCTTAGTATCGCGATCACACCGTTGCTCGGGCTCGTGTTGAACTTCACGCCGTGGGGAATCAGACTGGTTCCGATCATGGTTACCGTAAGCGCCTTTACCGCGGTTGCGACCGCCGTCGCCGCCGTTCGTCGGTGGGAACTGCCAGAGGACGAGCGGTTCCATGTTCCCTATCGTGAGTGGTATGCCGCCGGCCGGTCGGAACTGCTCGAGCCGGATACTCGAGGTGACGCCGTCCTGAACGTGATCTTGGTTCTCTCGGTGATGCTGGCCATCGGAACTGTCAGCTACGCGGTCGTGGTGCCTCCTGAGGGAGAACAGTTCTCCGCCGTGTATGTTCTAGGCGAAGATGATGATGGTGAACTCGTCGCCGATAACTATCCAACCAATTTTACCCAAGGTGAGAGTCAGGAGATCGTTCTCGGTGTCGACAATCACGAACACCGAACCGTCGACTACACCGTCGTCCTCGTCGAACAACGGGTGTCTACTGAGACCAACGAGACTGTCAACGACGATGGCGAAACGGTCGTCGAAAACGAGACTGTTGTCGAAGAGCAACGCGAACTCGATCGCTTCGAGACGCAGTTGGCTCACAACGAAAGCTGGCACCATCCTCACGATATAGAGCCGACGATGACTGGCGAGGATATCCGGCTCGTCTGGCTGCTCTATCCCGACGGTGAGGTCCCCGAGGAGCCGTCGATGGAGAGCACCGAATACTCTGTTCACCTCTGGGTCGACGTTAGCGCTGAGTGA
- a CDS encoding sugar phosphate nucleotidyltransferase has product MDSVSAVVLAGGEGERLRPLTRNRPKPLLPAATTPILEHVFDQLLEAGVTEITVVVGYGRNRVQAYFGPTYRNVPLTYVTQNQPLGSGHALLAAESEVDGTTLVVNGDQIVDSQIISDVLEAHDNAAATLGLLNRRDIESYGGVLLEDGAVTELVENPQDERGYRFNAGVYAFESAIFDAIRAAEPRAGEQSLIDGIIELLESGADVRGVISEGLWVDATYPWDLLDVSFELFEAGLVEGDYEDPSAGAIHDSAVIREPVVIAPDCEIGAGAVVGPYACLGENVTVGSNAVVERSVIDTDTRIGTSATVADCVTGVGVTIGNGTVIPGGPGDVRVGDRVFEGESLGALLADRVTDQGGSTYVPGTVVGPEANVEAGATVRGTLPEETEVRS; this is encoded by the coding sequence ATGGATTCTGTTTCCGCAGTCGTCCTCGCTGGCGGTGAAGGAGAACGACTCCGGCCGCTGACGCGCAATCGGCCGAAGCCGTTGCTTCCCGCCGCAACGACGCCGATCCTCGAGCACGTATTCGATCAACTGCTCGAGGCCGGCGTCACCGAGATCACCGTTGTCGTCGGCTACGGCCGTAACCGCGTGCAGGCGTACTTCGGACCGACCTATCGGAACGTTCCGCTGACCTACGTCACCCAGAACCAACCACTTGGCAGCGGCCACGCGTTGCTGGCCGCTGAGTCCGAGGTCGACGGGACGACGCTCGTCGTCAATGGTGACCAGATTGTCGACAGCCAAATCATCAGTGACGTTCTCGAGGCACACGATAACGCGGCGGCAACACTCGGATTGCTCAACCGGCGCGACATCGAATCCTACGGCGGCGTCCTTCTCGAGGACGGCGCTGTCACGGAACTCGTCGAAAATCCACAGGATGAGCGCGGGTACCGGTTCAACGCTGGTGTCTACGCCTTCGAGTCGGCAATCTTCGACGCGATTCGCGCTGCCGAGCCGCGTGCCGGCGAGCAGTCGCTGATCGACGGGATCATCGAACTTCTCGAGTCAGGTGCTGATGTCCGTGGAGTCATTTCGGAGGGACTCTGGGTTGACGCTACCTATCCATGGGACTTACTCGACGTCTCGTTCGAACTGTTCGAGGCAGGACTCGTCGAAGGGGATTACGAAGACCCCAGCGCTGGTGCAATCCATGACTCGGCTGTCATCCGCGAGCCCGTCGTCATCGCGCCCGACTGTGAGATCGGTGCGGGAGCCGTCGTCGGTCCCTACGCGTGTCTCGGCGAAAACGTCACTGTCGGATCGAACGCGGTTGTCGAACGCAGTGTGATCGATACGGACACGCGCATCGGTACGTCGGCGACCGTCGCCGACTGTGTGACCGGCGTCGGTGTGACGATCGGCAACGGAACGGTGATCCCCGGCGGTCCTGGCGACGTCCGCGTCGGTGACCGCGTCTTCGAAGGCGAATCGCTCGGCGCCTTGCTCGCTGACCGCGTTACCGATCAGGGTGGCTCGACGTACGTTCCTGGAACCGTCGTCGGACCGGAAGCCAACGTCGAGGCTGGGGCAACCGTTCGTGGCACCCTCCCAGAAGAGACGGAGGTGCGATCGTAA
- the glmS gene encoding glutamine--fructose-6-phosphate transaminase (isomerizing) — protein MCGIIGYTGNEGDVLDVLMTGLSGLEYRGYDSAGVAVSNSSLSVHKREGEVSALEAAVPDDDLDGLAGIGHTRWSTHGPPSDENAHPHTDAESTVAVVHNGIIENYQELRRELEADGYEFTSETDTEVIPHLIRAALDTGADREEAFREAIHRLEGSYAVAAVFNGSETVYAARNESPLVLGIGDDGHYLASDVPAFIEFTDQVVYLEDGQFARVNPSGIVVTDEQGAVVETAIETIDWDPEDAGKSGYDHYMLKEIHEQPTAIRKCLRERVSELEGTIDVDALADLEHDGPVQFVACGTSYHAALYGAKLLRERGVPAQCFLASEYEVDAIPAIEETLVVGVTQSGETADTMSALRAANQIGAMTLALTNVVGSSAARECDHVMYIRAGPEIGVAATKTFASQQVALAMLSSVLSGEGSMEFVERLRDLPDQIQKVLDESNARDIADAYEGSDAYFFIGRGYNAPVALEGALKMKEISYEHAEGFAAGELKHGPLALVTDQTPVFAVIAGDTNVSKTLGNVKEVEARGAPVVAVTDSPEQVGQYADHVLEVPSAGPLLTPILANIQLQLVSYWVANRMGRSIDKPRNLAKSVTVE, from the coding sequence ATGTGTGGGATTATCGGTTACACCGGCAACGAGGGGGACGTCCTCGATGTCCTAATGACCGGCCTCTCGGGCCTCGAGTACCGTGGCTATGACTCGGCTGGGGTCGCCGTGTCGAACTCCTCGCTGTCCGTCCACAAACGCGAGGGAGAGGTGTCGGCGCTCGAGGCCGCCGTTCCCGACGATGATCTCGATGGATTAGCCGGCATCGGCCATACCCGCTGGAGCACCCACGGGCCGCCATCGGACGAAAACGCCCATCCGCATACGGACGCCGAGTCGACGGTGGCTGTCGTCCACAACGGTATCATCGAGAACTACCAGGAACTCCGCCGCGAGCTTGAAGCCGACGGCTACGAATTCACGAGTGAGACCGACACTGAGGTTATCCCTCACCTGATCCGGGCGGCGCTCGATACAGGAGCCGACCGTGAGGAGGCGTTTCGGGAAGCCATCCACCGACTGGAGGGAAGTTACGCCGTCGCCGCCGTGTTCAACGGCAGCGAGACGGTGTATGCGGCGCGCAACGAGTCGCCGTTGGTCCTCGGAATTGGCGACGATGGCCATTATTTAGCGAGTGACGTCCCAGCGTTTATCGAGTTCACTGATCAGGTGGTCTATCTCGAGGACGGCCAGTTCGCACGCGTCAACCCATCCGGCATCGTCGTCACCGACGAGCAAGGGGCCGTCGTCGAGACGGCCATCGAGACGATTGACTGGGATCCCGAAGACGCCGGCAAGTCGGGGTATGACCACTATATGCTCAAGGAGATCCACGAGCAGCCGACAGCAATCCGCAAGTGTCTCCGGGAGCGTGTCAGCGAACTCGAGGGGACCATCGATGTCGACGCGTTGGCCGACTTAGAACATGACGGGCCCGTACAGTTCGTGGCCTGCGGCACGTCGTATCACGCTGCGCTGTACGGCGCAAAACTGCTGCGAGAGCGTGGTGTCCCGGCACAGTGTTTTCTCGCCAGTGAGTACGAGGTCGATGCAATTCCGGCTATCGAGGAGACGCTTGTTGTCGGTGTCACCCAGAGCGGGGAGACTGCCGACACGATGAGTGCACTGCGGGCAGCAAACCAGATCGGTGCGATGACGCTTGCACTGACGAACGTCGTGGGGAGCTCTGCAGCCCGGGAGTGTGATCACGTGATGTACATCCGGGCCGGCCCCGAGATCGGTGTTGCCGCGACCAAGACATTTGCGAGCCAGCAGGTTGCGCTGGCGATGCTCTCGAGCGTACTCTCCGGCGAGGGTTCGATGGAGTTCGTCGAGCGACTGCGTGATTTGCCCGATCAGATCCAGAAGGTCCTGGATGAGTCGAACGCACGTGACATCGCCGACGCGTACGAGGGCTCGGACGCCTACTTCTTCATCGGTCGGGGGTACAACGCTCCCGTCGCACTCGAGGGCGCCCTGAAAATGAAAGAGATCTCGTACGAACACGCCGAAGGCTTTGCCGCCGGCGAACTGAAACACGGCCCGCTGGCGCTGGTGACTGATCAAACGCCGGTGTTTGCGGTGATCGCTGGGGACACGAACGTCTCGAAGACGCTCGGCAACGTCAAAGAGGTGGAGGCTCGCGGTGCACCCGTTGTCGCCGTAACCGATTCGCCCGAGCAGGTTGGGCAGTACGCCGATCACGTCCTCGAGGTGCCATCGGCGGGGCCGCTGCTGACGCCGATTCTCGCGAACATTCAGCTGCAGTTGGTGTCGTACTGGGTGGCCAATCGGATGGGGCGGTCGATCGACAAGCCGCGGAACTTAGCAAAGAGCGTCACCGTCGAGTAG
- a CDS encoding PKD domain-containing protein: MSDSGYNPAGETHEVTSVSDPKRRQLLKAAGVGAIGTVGLGATGSTTAVASSSEDLVDIRFQNRPEPGDDFVDVVAELDEEYETEFLEIRAFDERRNELTAEVKTVSLDSDGDKRIQLTESLEAGDFVEVMLLEEGTDDPQEAVTGKFSAVNETHIEFREHPAAGDGSVEVSAIASDEDLEDGLEIRVSDDSGHELTADPIPVHWDPYLLVELNDSLSEGDEITAFLQPEGEYDPDAAVRSVTVTVSELQTTVEMPTRPESGDEVVDVSVTVADDHSDTLELRAFSSSGDDLTAEAVAVEPGAVSEESIPLIDSLEAGDFVEVVLLEEGIDDPQAAVADDFGAVNETHIEFREQPAAGNDSVEVSVIASDEDIENGLEIRVSDSSDQELTADPSPIYFDPSMSVELNKSLSKGDEITAFLQPQGEYDPDAAVRSDTATVEFETSIDILSPLDVGTEVIDVSVTVADDHDADTFEVRALDMFGDDLTAEAASVSSGEAVETQIHLSKALEAGDVVWVALFNEGDDDLEAAIEQRHRPVDETHIEFQQPLVDGDDEVWISATVEQSVEDEVVVRIGDESGRDLTGDPLELRGGSWYSWLLSLTTPLSEGDEITAVIQPPGEYDSEKALVSATKTVEDAESVLTAEFTYSPDSPDVEDEVTFDASESGPAEGIEQYHWDFSGEDGATREGKQVSYTFDEPGEHEVMLMIETDGGQSAVTTETITVREGCFIATAACGTPDHEQVQTLRSFRDTTLKGNAVGELLIRCYYATSPPVADWVAESARRRSLVRSTIVRPAARLSSMLGLDGTMGGDTSSDD; the protein is encoded by the coding sequence ATGAGTGATAGCGGATACAATCCTGCGGGAGAGACACATGAGGTCACGTCAGTATCGGATCCGAAACGCCGCCAATTGCTGAAGGCTGCTGGTGTCGGTGCGATTGGAACGGTCGGACTCGGTGCAACCGGTTCGACGACGGCTGTGGCGTCGTCATCCGAGGATTTGGTGGATATCCGTTTTCAGAATCGACCAGAGCCAGGAGACGATTTTGTCGACGTCGTGGCTGAGCTAGACGAGGAGTACGAGACAGAGTTCCTCGAAATCCGTGCATTCGATGAGAGACGGAACGAACTGACAGCAGAGGTCAAGACCGTTTCACTGGACTCGGATGGAGATAAACGAATCCAACTTACGGAGTCACTCGAGGCAGGCGACTTTGTGGAGGTCATGCTCCTCGAAGAAGGTACTGACGACCCTCAGGAGGCAGTTACGGGTAAATTTAGTGCTGTCAACGAGACACACATCGAGTTCCGAGAGCATCCAGCTGCTGGCGACGGTTCTGTCGAGGTCTCTGCGATCGCCAGCGACGAGGATCTGGAAGATGGGCTAGAAATCCGTGTTAGCGATGACTCGGGTCACGAACTCACCGCAGATCCTATCCCTGTCCATTGGGACCCTTATCTGTTGGTCGAACTGAACGATTCTCTATCCGAAGGAGACGAGATTACCGCCTTCCTTCAACCAGAAGGAGAGTACGACCCGGATGCAGCAGTCCGTTCGGTCACGGTGACAGTTTCGGAGTTACAAACGACGGTAGAGATGCCGACTCGCCCGGAATCGGGTGACGAGGTTGTCGACGTCTCGGTCACTGTTGCTGATGACCACTCAGATACTCTCGAACTCCGTGCATTCAGTTCGTCTGGTGACGATCTGACAGCGGAGGCCGTCGCCGTCGAACCAGGTGCTGTCTCTGAGGAATCAATTCCACTTATAGACTCGCTCGAGGCAGGCGACTTTGTGGAGGTAGTGCTTCTCGAAGAAGGGATTGACGACCCTCAGGCGGCAGTTGCGGACGACTTCGGGGCTGTCAACGAAACGCACATCGAATTCCGAGAGCAACCGGCTGCTGGCAACGATTCTGTCGAAGTCTCTGTGATCGCCAGCGACGAGGATATAGAAAATGGATTAGAAATTCGTGTCAGTGATAGCTCGGATCAAGAACTCACTGCAGATCCGTCTCCTATCTATTTTGATCCTTCTATGTCGGTTGAACTGAACAAGTCTCTCTCCAAAGGAGATGAGATCACTGCCTTCCTTCAGCCGCAGGGTGAGTACGATCCAGATGCGGCAGTTCGTTCGGACACCGCAACGGTCGAGTTCGAAACGTCTATCGATATTCTGAGTCCGCTGGATGTGGGTACAGAGGTCATCGACGTATCCGTCACTGTCGCCGATGACCATGATGCAGACACTTTTGAGGTCCGTGCGCTCGATATGTTTGGCGATGACCTGACGGCAGAAGCTGCCTCCGTCTCTTCAGGTGAGGCCGTAGAGACACAGATCCACCTGTCGAAGGCGCTCGAGGCGGGCGATGTAGTGTGGGTTGCACTATTCAACGAAGGCGATGATGATCTCGAAGCGGCGATCGAGCAGCGTCACCGACCCGTCGACGAGACGCACATCGAGTTTCAACAACCACTGGTCGATGGTGACGATGAAGTCTGGATTTCTGCTACCGTTGAACAGAGCGTTGAGGATGAGGTGGTGGTCCGTATCGGTGATGAATCGGGACGCGATCTCACTGGAGACCCGCTAGAGCTCAGGGGTGGATCTTGGTATAGCTGGCTGCTATCGTTGACCACACCGCTCTCCGAAGGTGACGAGATCACGGCTGTTATACAGCCACCCGGAGAGTACGATTCTGAAAAGGCACTCGTATCAGCGACCAAGACAGTCGAAGATGCAGAGTCGGTGCTTACAGCGGAGTTCACGTATTCGCCTGATTCACCCGACGTTGAGGACGAAGTGACGTTCGATGCCAGTGAGTCTGGGCCGGCTGAGGGGATCGAACAATACCATTGGGACTTTTCCGGTGAGGACGGGGCCACTCGGGAGGGCAAGCAGGTCAGTTACACGTTCGACGAGCCGGGTGAACACGAGGTCATGTTGATGATAGAGACTGACGGCGGTCAGTCGGCGGTCACGACAGAGACCATCACCGTACGCGAGGGCTGCTTCATCGCCACGGCAGCGTGTGGGACCCCTGATCACGAGCAAGTTCAGACGCTTCGTTCGTTCCGGGACACAACCCTGAAAGGGAACGCCGTCGGCGAACTACTCATCCGTTGTTATTATGCAACCAGTCCACCGGTCGCAGACTGGGTGGCTGAAAGCGCGCGTCGCCGGTCGCTTGTTCGTTCAACGATCGTTCGGCCAGCTGCTCGCCTCTCGTCAATGCTTGGCCTCGATGGTACCATGGGTGGCGACACTTCCTCGGACGACTGA
- a CDS encoding M14 family metallopeptidase, with protein sequence MYQTAATADGPTVLVVGGMHGNEVAGYEAAGRIAEWQIDAGTLVTIPYVNAEAVEQQTRTGSDGVDLNRQFPEGEEPTTELAREVWNVVTHYDPDVVIDLHESIGIYAGGPVDGVGQAIFHSDSTETTDDAKQAADTVNQNHVDEPALEFTTDTFAKPENEPSGLLVHKAARDLDAQSFLIETLSRGPALETRINWHTQLVTNLTEEELFTAESETDDSASDSSDTPDEEPAIEQCREDAS encoded by the coding sequence GTGTACCAGACGGCTGCAACTGCCGACGGACCGACGGTACTGGTCGTCGGCGGAATGCACGGCAACGAAGTTGCAGGGTACGAGGCAGCAGGCCGTATCGCCGAGTGGCAGATCGATGCCGGCACGCTCGTGACGATCCCCTACGTGAACGCTGAGGCTGTCGAACAGCAGACCCGTACAGGCAGTGATGGCGTCGATCTCAACCGTCAGTTCCCCGAAGGCGAGGAGCCGACGACGGAGCTCGCCCGGGAGGTCTGGAACGTCGTCACCCATTACGATCCCGACGTGGTTATCGACCTCCACGAGTCGATCGGCATCTACGCCGGCGGCCCTGTCGACGGCGTCGGACAGGCGATTTTCCACTCGGACAGTACCGAGACCACTGACGATGCCAAGCAGGCTGCCGACACCGTGAACCAGAACCACGTCGATGAACCAGCCCTCGAGTTCACGACCGATACCTTTGCCAAGCCGGAAAACGAACCGAGCGGCTTGCTCGTCCACAAGGCTGCTCGAGACCTGGACGCACAGTCGTTCCTCATCGAAACCCTCTCGCGCGGCCCCGCCCTCGAGACGCGCATTAACTGGCACACACAGTTAGTCACGAACCTGACTGAAGAGGAACTGTTCACAGCAGAGTCGGAGACCGACGACTCGGCTAGTGATTCATCGGATACTCCTGATGAGGAGCCAGCCATCGAACAGTGTCGTGAAGACGCTTCCTAA
- a CDS encoding PGF-CTERM sorting domain-containing protein has translation MTFETATRETRWTVLAAVMIVSMVALSTVAAGAATAAAADDGSADSDLEMTVDAPDSIATTESATFDVTVTTSDGEPATTDVVFEISGEEVEEELTASTDDTGAATFTVKGIALSEGDYEWTVTAGGEIQSGTLTVTDSADDGAADDAGADDSAAAAENDTADADTAENDTTAADNDTAANNSTTDADTAADNSTADEDTAADNDTEATEDDTAAAENDSETEEDEPMPGFGVGGALSALLAGTLLFVRRRS, from the coding sequence ATGACATTCGAAACCGCAACTCGAGAAACGCGATGGACCGTACTCGCCGCAGTGATGATCGTGTCGATGGTCGCTCTATCGACAGTCGCTGCGGGCGCAGCAACCGCGGCCGCTGCAGACGATGGAAGTGCTGACTCCGACCTCGAGATGACGGTCGATGCACCGGATTCGATCGCAACGACTGAATCAGCCACGTTCGACGTCACCGTGACCACGTCCGATGGCGAGCCAGCCACGACTGACGTCGTTTTCGAGATCAGTGGTGAAGAGGTCGAAGAGGAACTCACTGCCAGCACCGACGACACGGGTGCTGCCACCTTCACTGTTAAAGGGATTGCCCTCTCTGAAGGAGACTACGAGTGGACAGTCACCGCCGGTGGTGAGATCCAATCAGGGACACTCACTGTGACCGATTCCGCTGACGACGGCGCTGCTGACGATGCTGGTGCTGACGACAGCGCGGCCGCCGCTGAGAACGATACTGCTGACGCCGATACCGCTGAAAACGATACCACGGCCGCTGACAACGACACTGCTGCTAACAATAGCACTACTGACGCTGACACCGCTGCTGACAACAGTACTGCTGACGAGGATACCGCCGCTGATAACGACACCGAGGCCACTGAGGACGACACTGCGGCCGCTGAGAACGACAGCGAGACCGAAGAGGACGAACCGATGCCCGGCTTCGGCGTCGGCGGTGCACTCTCTGCCTTGCTCGCAGGAACGCTGCTGTTCGTCCGACGGCGTAGCTGA
- a CDS encoding SAM hydroxide adenosyltransferase: MSTFIHLIADYGNTDPAFSEVVHRLKAEDPDNHVQTTAVPPLSTVATGFWIEQFGLHNPVFEDLLIYSNTAPRTEEAAPQRADEGGKLCYLMLESGVPVVAVDAGYNLSFIRDNIKEFRVIDTPETGTQFRSRDTFPKRVAELANGNQDALGATRSIEEVPPKPTMVVCHVDGYGNIKTSLSVSEFEPDSDEVTVELNSTATAVTVSDGVSGVEEGAIGLIPGSAGGDDPYMELFLRGGSAAAEFDQPQPGAEITLR, translated from the coding sequence ATGAGTACGTTCATCCATCTCATCGCGGACTACGGGAACACCGATCCCGCCTTCTCAGAGGTCGTCCATCGACTGAAGGCGGAAGATCCGGATAATCACGTCCAAACGACCGCAGTTCCACCGCTGTCAACGGTTGCAACGGGATTCTGGATCGAACAGTTCGGACTCCATAATCCCGTATTCGAGGACCTCCTTATTTATTCGAATACAGCTCCCAGAACCGAAGAAGCTGCGCCACAACGGGCTGATGAAGGCGGAAAACTCTGTTATCTCATGCTGGAGAGCGGTGTACCTGTCGTCGCAGTCGACGCAGGCTACAACCTCTCGTTCATCAGGGACAACATCAAGGAGTTCCGGGTGATCGACACGCCGGAAACCGGCACACAGTTTCGGTCTCGAGACACCTTTCCGAAACGGGTCGCTGAACTCGCGAACGGCAACCAGGACGCTCTCGGTGCGACGCGATCAATCGAAGAGGTGCCGCCAAAGCCGACAATGGTGGTCTGTCACGTTGATGGCTACGGCAACATCAAAACCTCTCTCAGCGTGTCTGAATTCGAGCCGGACAGCGACGAAGTCACGGTCGAACTCAATAGCACAGCGACAGCGGTCACTGTCAGCGACGGCGTTTCCGGGGTCGAGGAAGGAGCAATTGGACTAATTCCAGGCTCGGCAGGCGGGGATGACCCATATATGGAACTCTTCTTGCGTGGGGGCTCAGCGGCAGCAGAATTCGATCAGCCTCAGCCAGGGGCTGAAATCACACTCCGGTAG